The following proteins are co-located in the Manihot esculenta cultivar AM560-2 chromosome 7, M.esculenta_v8, whole genome shotgun sequence genome:
- the LOC110618734 gene encoding metacaspase-1 isoform X1 codes for MSATFDKRPLQSNTQAKGNFFHKIKDAFKLIKPENNKESLNTKPSPLAVSSKLAAEPRPRKRALLIAVTYKGTKYELKGTINDVTLMKAWLIDTFGFKPENLLILTVVFKEYEADKELKPTKENIQNGMKWLMDDCHAGDSLVFFFSGHGLRQPDFEGDERDGFDETICPVDYIEKGMIFDNEIYNTIVRPLPKGVTLHGIVDACHSGTVLDLSYVYNRDTNTWIDNSPPSGAKKDTSGGLAITITACRDDQMAADTDAFSKADMKMSGALTHTLTSHVNKGQEITYRELLDRIYRSIEEADQQGCFATRFFRTLFHDRLLQKPQLSASKPFDVYQKKFVL; via the exons ATGTCTGCTACATTTGATAAAAGACCTCTACAGAGTAACACTCAAGCAAAAGGAAATTTTTTTCACAAGATTAAGGATGCTTTCAAGCTTATCAAGCCTGAGAACAACAAGGAATCTCTCAACACTAAACCCTCCCCTTTGGCAGTTTCTTCCAAGTTGGCGGCGGAGCCAAGGCCAAGGAAACGTGCGCTGCTCATCGCCGTTACTTACAAAGGCACCAAATATGAGCTCAAGGGTACTATCAATGATGTAACGTTGATGAAAGCTTGGTTGATTGATACCTTTGGATTTAAGCCAGAGAACCTTCTCATTCTCACAG TTGTTTTCAAAGAATATGAGGCGGATAAAGAATTGAAACCAACAAAAGAGAATATTCAAAACGGCATGAAATGGCTCATGGACGACTGCCACGCCGGCGACTCGTTGGTGTTCTTCTTCTCCGGACATGGGTTACGACAGCCGGATTTCGAGGGCGATGAGCGAGATGGGTTCGATGAAACTATTTGCCCGGTTGATTATATAGAGAAAGGAATGATATTTGATAATGAAATTTACAACACCATTGTTCGGCCACTTCCTAAAGGGGTCACACTCCATGGAATCGTTGATGCTTGTCATAGTGGAACTGTTCTTGATCTATCTTATGTCTACAACAGAGATAC GAACACATGGATTGACAACAGCCCACCCTCTGGTGCTAAAAAAGACACAAGTGGTGGATTAGCTATTACAATCACTGCTTGTCGAGATGATCAAATGGCTGCTGATACTGAT GCTTTCAGTAAGGCTGACATGAAAATGAGTGGAGCACTGACCCATACTCTCACAAGCCATGTGAACAAAGGCCAAGAAATAACATATAGAGAACTACTTGACAGAATCTATAGGTCCATTGAAGAAGCTGATCAACAAGGCTGCTTTGCTACTAGATTCTTCAGAACTCTTTTCCATGACAGGTTATTACAG AAGCCTCAACTTTCTGCTTCCAAGCCCTTCGATGTTTATCAGAAGAAATTCGTTTTGTAA
- the LOC110618734 gene encoding metacaspase-1 isoform X2: MSATFDKRPLQSNTQAKGNFFHKIKDAFKLIKPENNKESLNTKPSPLAVSSKLAAEPRPRKRALLIAVTYKGTKYELKGTINDVTLMKAWLIDTFGFKPENLLILTEYEADKELKPTKENIQNGMKWLMDDCHAGDSLVFFFSGHGLRQPDFEGDERDGFDETICPVDYIEKGMIFDNEIYNTIVRPLPKGVTLHGIVDACHSGTVLDLSYVYNRDTNTWIDNSPPSGAKKDTSGGLAITITACRDDQMAADTDAFSKADMKMSGALTHTLTSHVNKGQEITYRELLDRIYRSIEEADQQGCFATRFFRTLFHDRLLQKPQLSASKPFDVYQKKFVL, translated from the exons ATGTCTGCTACATTTGATAAAAGACCTCTACAGAGTAACACTCAAGCAAAAGGAAATTTTTTTCACAAGATTAAGGATGCTTTCAAGCTTATCAAGCCTGAGAACAACAAGGAATCTCTCAACACTAAACCCTCCCCTTTGGCAGTTTCTTCCAAGTTGGCGGCGGAGCCAAGGCCAAGGAAACGTGCGCTGCTCATCGCCGTTACTTACAAAGGCACCAAATATGAGCTCAAGGGTACTATCAATGATGTAACGTTGATGAAAGCTTGGTTGATTGATACCTTTGGATTTAAGCCAGAGAACCTTCTCATTCTCACAG AATATGAGGCGGATAAAGAATTGAAACCAACAAAAGAGAATATTCAAAACGGCATGAAATGGCTCATGGACGACTGCCACGCCGGCGACTCGTTGGTGTTCTTCTTCTCCGGACATGGGTTACGACAGCCGGATTTCGAGGGCGATGAGCGAGATGGGTTCGATGAAACTATTTGCCCGGTTGATTATATAGAGAAAGGAATGATATTTGATAATGAAATTTACAACACCATTGTTCGGCCACTTCCTAAAGGGGTCACACTCCATGGAATCGTTGATGCTTGTCATAGTGGAACTGTTCTTGATCTATCTTATGTCTACAACAGAGATAC GAACACATGGATTGACAACAGCCCACCCTCTGGTGCTAAAAAAGACACAAGTGGTGGATTAGCTATTACAATCACTGCTTGTCGAGATGATCAAATGGCTGCTGATACTGAT GCTTTCAGTAAGGCTGACATGAAAATGAGTGGAGCACTGACCCATACTCTCACAAGCCATGTGAACAAAGGCCAAGAAATAACATATAGAGAACTACTTGACAGAATCTATAGGTCCATTGAAGAAGCTGATCAACAAGGCTGCTTTGCTACTAGATTCTTCAGAACTCTTTTCCATGACAGGTTATTACAG AAGCCTCAACTTTCTGCTTCCAAGCCCTTCGATGTTTATCAGAAGAAATTCGTTTTGTAA